The DNA segment tttaagaaaattgagaaaaaaaattaagctaATTAATGCTACCTTTTATCCTCCTTGGATCGCTTATTTCGCTTAATGAATTCTGTTGGAATATCACATCCTCTATAAGATTGTAGTATTGGTCTTATATCAGTTGGACGCTGACGGGCAACACCTGCAAAAACAGAAAGTGTGTTAATAATTAGAAGTTTTAAAAGAAActaaagagtttttttttttaaaaatagtttctttattttttaagatatgGTAAAGGGAATATGTCATTATATAACAATTTTAAAGTCTAATTAAGTGTATAAAAAAATCAGCTAACAATCAACtattacatataaaaatatgtatttggtATCTCAAGAACTTTTTATTGCACTACTTTAAATAATAAGTTTGATTAttctattataataaatttgattatttttataattgattatttaattgaaaaaaattgtaaattatataaatgtatataaatacataataactaatttaatgactaatttttaatatgtactTATCAACTTTTAAGATTTAACATATATAGAAAGCTTACACTTGAGAAATGGTATAAAATCTAAGAGAGTTGTGTCATCTTTATCAAACCCTTTGCATGGTTTCATAGGGACGCAATTTTCCGGTTGAAGACAATTTTCCAAAGCGTGGCCacttaaataaataactttAGCTGGATCTCTGTTTAGTTTTGAAAGATCCTACAgagaaaatcaaataaagaaaacgGAAAATAACATCtcaatatatataagaatacaATATACGAAACATTTTATAATGAATATATAAATGACAAGATTAGGCACACAtgacatatataataatactatTGGCCTAgatttcttatttgattttacCTCATATACAAGCAAAATTGCACCCTGTATTTACTTTTCCATTGTTGATAACTTCCAAGGAAATTCCAGAGAGAATTGAACAAGTAATAACAGAGTAATACTTACTCTAAAGTGTTTTCCATCTTGATACTTAGTAGCTACCCTTGATAAGCTATATATAATGCATCTTTTAGTGGGATGTAGCTTATTTATTACTGCTTCTACATGCTGCACAAATCAACAAAACAAGAATACATTAATATTGaatgaaaatattaagaaaataacAATTCATGAGATTATATTTGGCAAgtgtttaagaataaaaaatataaaaaagccAATTGATataaaagaatagaatatacagaagttttatcttttatttttgtgtttcaattatttttcatttttgtataaaatatggaaaaaaaatttatgtcacACCAAAAACATTTTATTATGTTTGACTCggttaataaaataaagaaaacattaTATTACCCCTTGATTTTCCTCATCTGTATACACCACAATTTCATAGAGGCGAGATAGATGTTCCAAGAAATCAACAACTCCAGGTCTCTTGACTGCCTCCCAACAACCTGATCGCTTTacatgcaaaattaaaagaaaaaactttaaaataaagatgcttcaccattttttttctgaattttaATACAAACAAAGAATGGCATAATTTACAATTGAAGCCTAATTCATTACCATTCACTAGCTCATAGTAAATTAATGTCTCATCAAGATCTAGAACAAGGGTATACACATGTTTTCCTTCATCAGGAGACAAGTCAGGGAGGAGTTTATCTTTCCATGGCTCAGTATAACTCTAAAAAGAAGTATACGAATAACAAAGATTAATATCAAAGGtagaaaatatagttttttttttttaaaatgtcaaaaccaaaataaaaggataaaaagaaagaaagaaataaaatactcGAATAATTCCTTCAATTAGCGTTCTTTTTTCCAAATAAAGCTCTATTGCTTTAGTAGGCACTGAAACATTGTGTTAGAAAGAAATATGATCAGCATGCAAATAAAAGCATAATTAAATAAGAATATTGATTGatgactaaatttttttatatacacacaAACATTAATTCGAGACAAGTGATGTGAACCTGAGATTGCAGTTGAATATAACTTGTGTTGAAATTTCTGCACAATAATTAGGGTAACAAATAATGAAGGCATGCATGGCTGAAAGCAAAATCAACATGAAATCGAATGTGCGATTAAAGAAGCTGTGAGCAGCACTCACGCCAAGAGTTGTACATCCATTATCGCCAGCACCAGAAGCAGTAGTGTACTTGGCGGATTCACGAATCGATTTTGTTTTCTCTTCAATTTCATCTAAACTATAAGCTGATGAACACAAAAATAAACTTCACATGAACCTTTCGAGATCAACGCAATGATTTAATTCAGTGACGATTAAAGCTAATTTAACATAGTTTCCGATCCGATCTAATTCCGATGATAAGAATTAAGAAATTAAACGTACCGTAGGAGACGTATGCAGTGAAGGCGGTGGATCCGGTGAGTGCAGAAACGGCGGCATATTTGAGGAAGCTCCCGATGCGAAGTGAGGAGGCGGCTGCAGGAGGATTAAGATTGGTGCAGAGAAAGCGATGACGACGGAAACTCAGTAAGAATTCACCGACTCGTTTTGAGCGAAGAACTCGCATTCGTGACAACATAGCTAGTCGATATGCAAGAGTGTGTATGAAGAGAAGGAAagggttttaacttttaacttttaaacAAGTAATtaggttattattattatttgcatGCAAACACTCTAACCCCTTCCGCAAGAATGAAGTGAAAGGGAAGAGCAAGACATCGTGATCCCAGAGTGGGCTTCCATAGTCTCAGGGAAATGGGCTTGGGCTTTAATGGTTTAACCTACCAACGTTTTAATTTCATTGCATTGTGCATTACCACATTTTAGCCTTACAGAAATGCAAgctctttctccttttcttaGTCGATGTTTTggaaaaaataagaaagcaaAGTGAACAAAAAGGCTTTATGCAAATTTTTTCTTTGGACAATGAAAGgggcaaaaaattaaatgaataaacATTGTTCTTGTGTTGTAGATATTAGGGGGAAAAAATGAAATTCATCAAGCAAACAATCGCATTTGTCTCTTAGACAGGTCCGTTGATAAACAAATGAAATACAGCATACTCCGGGAAAATTTCAAGATTTCCAGTTAAAGTCATGTTTGCTGAATTTCGGCAAGCTAGCATGATATATACAATATTTACATAAGCGAGAACATGCATATAATAGGTAGAAATTCAATGGAAACCCACACTAGGATTTACATTGAAAGCTCATTGACCAGCTGATGGATTTGTCAGCAACTCAAGTGATTTCTTCAAGTAGTCTACTGCAACTGAGACATCATCAAATGCAAGTGCCCCCACAGCAAATCTTGCGGCCTTATGCGCCTCTGCTATTTTCTCAGGTGCTGGCTGGTAGTTACTGTCATACTGATATGTCTGAGTGTTTGATATATTTCCGTTTTTGTTCCCAGAACTATGCTGAGCAATTGGTGAATGACTTGTGGTAAGAGGAGCAGACTGTGAAGAGTATGAAGGATCAGGCCCTTGAATATAAGTATAGTTCGAAGGGACTGATGGTAGGCTGCTTTCTGTAAAACTTGGGTACGATTGGAAGTGTGGATACGAATGCGAAGATGGAGGTTCTTGAGAAGGGTAGTTTGAGCCTAAATGCTGTGAGTGTTCTGGTGAGTACTGCTGATGGTTGTAATGCTCGGAATAAGAGCTATCTGATCTAGCAAGTGGGGGAGAATGGTAATCTTGGGCAGGTGGTGGAGGATGATAATCTtggggaggaggaggaggatggtAATCTTGCGAGGGTGGAGGAGAATGATAATCTtgggaaggaggaggaggatggtAATCTTGAGAAGGATAGAAAGGTGTGTAAGGTTGAGAAGATGGAGAAACACTGGAAGAATGCTTATTATTGTTTACTCTATCATGAAACTGCATAGATGGTGGAATGTTTGGCAAATGCTGGTCATTAGCAGTATCATGGAATTGAGGTGCAGAATGAGAGCTTGGGAGATTATGGTAGTCAACAGGGTTATGATAACTAGGTGACGGATCGGATTCTGGTCCAGGACTTGCAGTAGTTTCATTGGTGCCAACATTCTGCAAAAGTAAAGATAGCTGAAAATTAATTCTTCacatttattattctattaGCACTTCTTTTTTAGTATTGGTCTATTACACATATTTACTTATTGATCAAACTCTGACTAGACCAAGTTGAGTTTAGAACCATACATGTGTAGTATTAGGAGTACTCGGTAAAAATGAAAGGTCATCATCACCAGCCGGTGGGCCAGCTGTGGGCTTCCTTCCTTCTTTCACAGCCTTTCTTATATCTGCTGCTTTCCAGGCAGCATATTTCTGTTTCTGTTCCAGCTGTAAAAGAAATTCAGAAAAGCATTACACCAACAATGAGAAGTAATTTTTCAGTTGCAAATAACTTCCAACATAAACAACAGTTCGCGAGAATCTGCAAAATGCAACAAGAGATGCATAAAAGGAAAGTTGAATAGATTAACCAGATACGcacatcaggttgaagtgctcCAAATTGATtaagaatctcgaaaaagatgCTAGCAGCATAAAATGTTTTTGCTGTATTCCTGCCCAAGTCATAGAACTTGTGTTAAAAACTGGTCAAAGATGAAACTTTAAAGTTCAAATAGAAGCTGCCAAAAAGAAATATGAGCAATCATACTTGGAGTGCAAGGGGAATATAACAGACAGAAGCAACAGATAAGCCAaaacccaaaagacaaaatcAGTTCATGCCTAAGAAATTATGGAGTTATAAACGGTGGAAAAAAGCGAGTAACATACAAGTCTGCTCTTCCAGCACGATCTTGCTTGTCTGCTTTTCCAAACACATTCAAGGCAAATCCCTCAATATATAGATTATCCTCTGGTCCAATCTGGATTGACTTCTTATCCTGTAAGAAAGAAAATCGAGGATCAAAGATGAACCAACATGAAATTATAACAGTTGAGTacgaaaaatacaaacaaagcCAAACAAAAATACCACCAATCCTAACATAAACAATAACAAGCAGAGTAGTTGATCCACAAGATCAATCAAAACACAAATTCAATTGCAATTCCAATAGCTAAT comes from the Arachis duranensis cultivar V14167 chromosome 7, aradu.V14167.gnm2.J7QH, whole genome shotgun sequence genome and includes:
- the LOC107496325 gene encoding mitochondrial import inner membrane translocase subunit TIM50-like codes for the protein MLSRMRVLRSKRVGEFLLSFRRHRFLCTNLNPPAAASSLRIGSFLKYAAVSALTGSTAFTAYVSYAYSLDEIEEKTKSIRESAKYTTASGAGDNGCTTLGKFQHKLYSTAISVPTKAIELYLEKRTLIEGIIRSYTEPWKDKLLPDLSPDEGKHVYTLVLDLDETLIYYELVNGCWEAVKRPGVVDFLEHLSRLYEIVVYTDEENQGHVEAVINKLHPTKRCIIYSLSRVATKYQDGKHFRDLSKLNRDPAKVIYLSGHALENCLQPENCVPMKPCKGFDKDDTTLLDFIPFLKCVARQRPTDIRPILQSYRGCDIPTEFIKRNKRSKEDKSYWRKLTQMIGV
- the LOC107496361 gene encoding protein HOMOLOG OF MAMMALIAN LYST-INTERACTING PROTEIN 5, which produces MSNENEPAKLLLPYLQRADELQKHEPLVAYYCRLYAMERGLKIPQSERTKTTNALLVSLMKQLEKDKKSIQIGPEDNLYIEGFALNVFGKADKQDRAGRADLNTAKTFYAASIFFEILNQFGALQPDLEQKQKYAAWKAADIRKAVKEGRKPTAGPPAGDDDLSFLPSTPNTTHNVGTNETTASPGPESDPSPSYHNPVDYHNLPSSHSAPQFHDTANDQHLPNIPPSMQFHDRVNNNKHSSSVSPSSQPYTPFYPSQDYHPPPPSQDYHSPPPSQDYHPPPPPQDYHPPPPAQDYHSPPLARSDSSYSEHYNHQQYSPEHSQHLGSNYPSQEPPSSHSYPHFQSYPSFTESSLPSVPSNYTYIQGPDPSYSSQSAPLTTSHSPIAQHSSGNKNGNISNTQTYQYDSNYQPAPEKIAEAHKAARFAVGALAFDDVSVAVDYLKKSLELLTNPSAGQ